Proteins encoded in a region of the Flammeovirga yaeyamensis genome:
- the sdaAB gene encoding L-serine ammonia-lyase, iron-sulfur-dependent subunit beta gives MADKSSIFDMIGPIMIGPSSSHTAGVVRIGRVGFKMIGGIPEHAEIVFYNSFARTYEGHGSDKAIISGLMGMSTDDPNIKKSFEIAEAKSFDYEFRPVGNASAHHPNTIKLILTKEDRKLEIVGVSKGGGIISIRQVNGYSSNFSANSPTLIVTAEDRKGSISFISNLLAQEDVNIAEMTVSRKGKHQTACQFIEMDSAPRDITLEYLKSIKWVQDVTFLPNVDD, from the coding sequence ATGGCGGATAAATCAAGTATTTTTGACATGATTGGGCCTATTATGATTGGTCCTTCTAGCTCTCACACCGCAGGAGTAGTACGTATAGGTAGAGTTGGTTTTAAGATGATTGGAGGAATTCCAGAACATGCTGAAATCGTTTTTTATAATTCGTTTGCACGAACTTATGAAGGTCACGGTTCTGATAAAGCAATCATATCAGGTTTAATGGGAATGTCAACTGATGATCCTAATATCAAAAAATCTTTTGAAATTGCTGAAGCAAAATCTTTTGATTACGAATTTAGGCCTGTAGGTAATGCATCTGCACATCATCCAAACACCATCAAGCTGATTTTGACTAAAGAGGATCGTAAACTTGAAATAGTTGGTGTTTCTAAAGGCGGAGGAATCATCTCTATTCGACAAGTAAATGGTTATTCTTCTAACTTTAGTGCAAACTCTCCTACCTTGATTGTCACTGCAGAAGATAGAAAAGGATCTATATCCTTCATTTCAAATCTCTTAGCACAAGAAGATGTAAATATTGCAGAAATGACCGTTTCTAGAAAAGGTAAACATCAAACTGCTTGTCAGTTTATAGAAATGGACTCTGCCCCTCGAGATATAACATTAGAGTACCTTAAAAGTATAAAATGGGTACAAGACGTAACATTTTTACCAAATGTTGACGACTAA
- a CDS encoding TolC family protein: protein MTRNKLLLFLLSSITSVSIYAQETWDYKQCVEYAIENNLSVKLQSYNVNERTEEFKQAKSQRYPNVTGFYNHSFNRGLNPDPNTNLLVNQITNNGQFGAQVGVPIFGGLKVRNQIKQSKVNIESATYSKEKMENDIVLQVTENYLDVIFKYENVGISEKRVTNLKEQVDRTKRLVDAGSAPLSELLDLLSQSADSERQLTEAENAYNIALLTLKQSMQLDFNTEFEIDIPEFAEPDTTLQFVPSNEVFEESKRIMPEIQAAKMNIQVSEYQRKIAKGDFYPTLNLNGNVSTGYSSNYINRNDPNDNSLMRQFEDYFSQVASIQMNIPIYSKRNVKTNVNKATIAIRKNEVQLEQELNTLRINIEQAYINALSAQKTYVSNKKSVESLEEQFRSVNKRFESGAANTTDYVVAENNLNIARAELNRSKYQFIFSMKILDFYSGEEIIIE, encoded by the coding sequence ATGACAAGAAACAAACTCCTCTTATTTTTATTATCATCGATAACTTCAGTGTCAATTTATGCCCAAGAGACTTGGGATTACAAGCAATGTGTCGAATATGCTATCGAAAATAACCTTTCTGTTAAGCTTCAATCGTATAACGTAAATGAGAGAACAGAAGAATTTAAACAGGCAAAATCTCAACGCTATCCTAATGTAACAGGTTTTTATAACCATAGTTTTAATAGAGGTTTAAACCCAGATCCGAACACCAACTTATTGGTAAATCAAATTACAAATAATGGTCAGTTTGGAGCTCAAGTTGGTGTTCCGATTTTTGGTGGCCTAAAGGTTAGAAACCAAATAAAACAGTCAAAGGTCAATATTGAGAGTGCGACTTACAGCAAAGAAAAAATGGAGAACGACATCGTTCTTCAGGTTACTGAAAACTATCTTGATGTTATCTTTAAATATGAAAATGTAGGTATCTCAGAAAAGAGAGTCACCAATCTTAAAGAACAAGTTGATCGAACTAAAAGATTGGTTGATGCCGGTTCTGCTCCTCTTTCAGAATTATTGGATTTACTTTCTCAGTCAGCTGATTCAGAAAGACAATTGACTGAAGCTGAAAATGCTTACAATATTGCATTACTTACACTAAAACAATCTATGCAATTGGATTTCAATACTGAATTTGAGATTGATATTCCAGAATTTGCTGAGCCTGATACTACATTACAGTTTGTTCCATCTAACGAGGTATTTGAAGAATCTAAACGCATTATGCCTGAAATTCAAGCGGCAAAGATGAATATTCAGGTTTCTGAGTATCAAAGAAAGATTGCAAAAGGTGACTTCTACCCAACATTAAATTTAAATGGTAATGTAAGTACGGGTTACTCATCAAATTACATTAATAGAAATGATCCTAACGACAATTCTTTGATGCGTCAATTTGAAGATTATTTCAGTCAAGTAGCTTCAATTCAAATGAATATTCCTATTTACAGTAAACGTAATGTAAAGACGAATGTAAATAAAGCAACTATTGCAATTAGAAAGAATGAAGTTCAATTAGAACAAGAACTTAATACATTAAGAATAAATATAGAACAAGCATATATTAATGCATTATCGGCACAAAAAACATATGTATCTAATAAAAAATCAGTTGAATCGTTAGAAGAACAGTTCCGTTCAGTAAATAAGCGATTTGAATCTGGTGCTGCGAATACTACCGATTATGTTGTTGCTGAAAACAATTTGAATATTGCACGTGCAGAATTAAATAGATCGAAATATCAATTTATCTTTTCTATGAAGATACTTGATTTTTATTCGGGTGAAGAAATTATTATTGAATAG
- a CDS encoding DUF2147 domain-containing protein, protein MNKTILLLLTGLFLSICSYAQESSVFGIWKTIDDETNEAKAYVEIYKEADNTMSGKIIKLLKDPEDTTCDKCPGNKKDQKVMGMQIIWGMEKNGDQWTDGKVLKPENGKIYSCKVWVEEGKLQVRGYLGFIYKTQTWLRVE, encoded by the coding sequence ATGAACAAAACAATTCTTCTTTTACTAACAGGACTCTTTCTATCAATTTGTAGTTATGCTCAGGAATCTTCAGTTTTTGGCATATGGAAAACAATTGATGATGAAACAAACGAAGCTAAAGCTTATGTAGAGATTTATAAAGAAGCTGATAATACTATGTCAGGTAAAATCATTAAGCTTTTGAAAGATCCTGAAGATACTACTTGTGATAAATGTCCTGGAAATAAAAAGGACCAAAAAGTTATGGGTATGCAAATCATTTGGGGAATGGAAAAAAATGGCGACCAGTGGACAGATGGTAAAGTTTTAAAGCCTGAAAATGGTAAAATTTATTCATGCAAAGTATGGGTAGAAGAAGGAAAGTTACAAGTAAGAGGTTATTTAGGTTTTATTTATAAAACTCAAACTTGGTTAAGAGTTGAATAA
- the accC gene encoding acetyl-CoA carboxylase biotin carboxylase subunit: MFKKILIANRGEIALRVIRTCSEMGIKTVAVYSTADKESLHVKFADEAVCIGPAASTDSYLNIPNILAAAEITNCDAIHPGYGFLSENANFSRICEENNIKFIGASADMIDSMGDKATAKATMKEAGVPTIPGSEGLLDSVEQGLEIAEQIKYPVILKATAGGGGRGMRIVTSPDEFQKAWDSARQESAAAFGNDGMYLEKFVEEPRHVEIQIIGDSYGSACHLSERDCSIQRRHQKLTEEAPSPALSPELREKMGKAAIAGAEKIKYEGAGTVEFLVDKHGDFYFMEMNTRIQVEHPVTEQVTGFDLIKEQIKVAAGEKISGKNYAPQAHSIECRINAEDPANDFRPSPGKITTLHIPGGPGVRVDTHVYTGYTIPPNYDSMIAKLIVTAETRAEAIKRMKRALNEFVIEGIKTTIPFHLRLMDNEVFQSGHFTTKFMEEHTYETL, translated from the coding sequence GTGTTCAAAAAAATACTAATCGCAAATAGAGGAGAAATTGCACTGCGTGTTATCCGTACTTGTTCTGAGATGGGTATCAAAACAGTAGCAGTTTACTCTACAGCTGATAAGGAAAGCTTGCACGTAAAATTTGCTGACGAGGCAGTTTGTATCGGTCCAGCAGCAAGTACAGATTCTTATCTAAATATACCAAACATTCTTGCGGCAGCTGAAATCACTAACTGTGATGCGATCCATCCAGGATACGGTTTCTTGTCAGAGAATGCTAATTTCTCTCGTATCTGTGAGGAAAACAATATTAAATTTATTGGAGCTTCTGCAGATATGATTGATTCAATGGGTGACAAGGCAACGGCAAAAGCTACTATGAAAGAAGCTGGCGTTCCTACTATCCCTGGTTCAGAAGGTTTGTTAGACTCTGTTGAACAAGGTCTTGAAATCGCTGAGCAAATCAAATATCCAGTTATCTTAAAAGCTACTGCAGGTGGTGGAGGTAGAGGTATGCGTATCGTTACTTCTCCAGACGAATTCCAAAAAGCTTGGGATTCAGCTCGTCAAGAGTCTGCTGCAGCATTCGGTAACGATGGTATGTATCTTGAAAAATTCGTTGAAGAACCACGTCACGTAGAAATCCAAATTATTGGAGATAGCTACGGTAGTGCATGTCACTTGTCTGAAAGAGACTGTTCAATCCAACGTCGTCACCAAAAGCTTACTGAGGAGGCTCCTTCACCAGCTTTATCTCCAGAATTGAGAGAGAAGATGGGTAAGGCTGCTATCGCAGGTGCTGAAAAAATTAAATACGAAGGTGCTGGTACAGTAGAATTCCTAGTGGACAAGCATGGTGATTTCTATTTCATGGAAATGAACACTCGTATTCAAGTAGAGCACCCTGTTACTGAGCAAGTAACTGGTTTCGATTTAATTAAGGAACAAATTAAAGTAGCAGCTGGAGAGAAAATTTCTGGAAAGAATTACGCTCCACAAGCACACTCTATCGAGTGTCGTATCAATGCTGAGGACCCTGCAAATGATTTCAGACCAAGTCCTGGTAAGATTACTACTTTACATATTCCTGGTGGACCAGGTGTTCGTGTAGATACTCACGTATATACAGGATATACTATTCCTCCAAATTATGATTCAATGATCGCAAAATTGATTGTTACTGCTGAAACAAGAGCAGAGGCTATCAAGAGAATGAAAAGAGCTTTAAATGAATTCGTTATCGAAGGTATTAAAACTACTATTCCATTCCACTTGCGTTTAATGGATAATGAAGTGTTCCAATCAGGTCACTTTACAACTAAGTTTATGGAAGAACATACTTACGAAACACTGTAA
- the accB gene encoding acetyl-CoA carboxylase biotin carboxyl carrier protein, translated as MKAPEVKDLISFIANSGLQEVNVETAEIKLHVRRNPEAAAVAAPVAAPVLASAPVAPIAAPAAAELPASAPAPAVEAPSAPEAPAADSSNYIEIKSPMIGTFYTSPNPDSDTFVNVGDKVKKGDVVCIIEAMKLFNEIESEVSGTIVKVLADNMSPVEYDQPLFLVDPA; from the coding sequence ATGAAAGCACCAGAGGTAAAAGATCTGATTAGCTTTATTGCGAACTCAGGTTTGCAAGAAGTAAATGTAGAAACTGCAGAAATCAAACTTCACGTTAGACGTAATCCTGAAGCGGCAGCTGTTGCTGCTCCAGTAGCTGCACCTGTTTTAGCTTCAGCTCCAGTAGCACCTATCGCTGCTCCAGCAGCAGCTGAACTTCCTGCATCTGCACCAGCACCTGCAGTAGAAGCTCCTTCTGCTCCTGAAGCACCTGCGGCCGATTCTTCGAATTACATCGAAATTAAATCACCTATGATTGGTACGTTCTATACGTCACCTAACCCTGATTCAGATACATTCGTTAATGTTGGCGATAAAGTGAAGAAAGGAGATGTAGTTTGTATCATCGAAGCAATGAAACTATTTAACGAAATCGAATCTGAAGTATCAGGTACTATCGTTAAAGTATTGGCTGACAATATGTCTCCAGTAGAATACGACCAACCACTATTCTTGGTAGATCCAGCTTAG
- the efp gene encoding elongation factor P — protein sequence MASTADFKNGLCIEFNNDVFQIIEFQHVKPGKGPAFVRTKLKSVRTGKVIDNTFASGHKVTTARIERREHQYSYQDDMGFHFMDTSSWEEVTLPEEQVPNNDLLKDGMNADILFHVEADDEVIGCELAQFVEMEVIYTEPGIKGDTATNTLKPATVETNAQIMVPLFVDTGDVIKVNTQERSYVERVKK from the coding sequence ATGGCATCTACAGCTGATTTTAAAAATGGTCTGTGTATCGAGTTCAATAACGATGTATTTCAAATTATTGAATTCCAACATGTGAAGCCAGGTAAAGGTCCTGCTTTCGTACGTACAAAATTAAAGTCTGTTCGTACTGGTAAAGTAATTGATAACACTTTTGCTTCTGGACATAAAGTAACCACTGCTCGTATCGAAAGAAGAGAGCATCAATACTCTTACCAAGATGATATGGGATTCCATTTCATGGATACTAGTTCTTGGGAAGAAGTAACTTTACCAGAAGAACAAGTACCAAATAACGATTTGTTGAAAGATGGAATGAATGCTGATATTCTTTTCCACGTTGAGGCGGATGATGAAGTTATTGGTTGTGAATTAGCTCAATTTGTAGAAATGGAGGTGATTTATACTGAGCCAGGTATTAAAGGTGATACTGCAACAAACACACTTAAACCTGCCACAGTTGAAACTAATGCTCAAATTATGGTTCCTTTGTTTGTTGACACAGGAGATGTAATTAAAGTGAACACACAAGAGCGTTCTTATGTAGAACGTGTTAAAAAATAA
- a CDS encoding beta-ketoacyl-ACP synthase III produces MAIKAAIKGVGGYVPDYVLTNAELEKMVDTNNEWILERTGISERRILKGDKGTSYLGARAVENLLEKTNTKAEDIDLIICATVTADMHFPAAANMIAHQVGAKNAFSYDINAACSGFVYALSTGSQFIETGRYKKVVIVGADKMSSIVDYTDRTTCVLFGDGAGAVLLEPTEAEEGVMDFVLKTDGAGEPHLHMKAGGSLHPPTHQTIDDKMHYIYQEGMHVFKHAVVSMADVSAEIMERNNLGSDDIAYLVPHQANKRIIDATANRMGVGEEKVMMNIHKYGNTTAATIPLCLMDYENKLKKGDNLVFAAFGGGFTWGAAYIKWAY; encoded by the coding sequence ATGGCAATAAAAGCAGCAATTAAAGGCGTTGGGGGATACGTTCCTGATTATGTGCTTACCAACGCAGAATTGGAGAAAATGGTGGATACCAACAATGAGTGGATATTAGAAAGAACAGGTATTTCAGAAAGGCGTATATTAAAAGGAGATAAAGGTACTTCGTATCTTGGTGCAAGAGCCGTTGAGAATCTCTTAGAAAAAACGAATACTAAAGCAGAAGATATTGATTTAATTATTTGTGCTACGGTTACTGCAGATATGCATTTCCCTGCAGCAGCAAATATGATTGCTCATCAAGTGGGAGCAAAAAATGCATTTAGTTATGATATTAATGCAGCTTGTTCAGGGTTTGTTTACGCATTGTCTACAGGTTCACAGTTTATCGAAACTGGAAGATACAAGAAAGTAGTTATCGTTGGTGCAGACAAAATGTCTAGTATCGTCGATTATACTGATAGAACAACTTGTGTATTATTTGGTGATGGTGCAGGTGCTGTTCTATTAGAACCTACTGAAGCTGAAGAAGGAGTAATGGACTTCGTCTTAAAGACAGATGGTGCTGGTGAACCTCACTTACATATGAAAGCAGGTGGGTCATTGCATCCTCCAACTCATCAAACTATAGATGATAAGATGCATTATATCTACCAAGAAGGAATGCACGTATTCAAACATGCAGTAGTTTCTATGGCAGATGTATCAGCAGAAATCATGGAGAGAAATAATTTGGGGTCAGATGATATCGCCTATTTAGTTCCTCACCAAGCCAACAAACGTATTATCGATGCCACAGCCAATAGAATGGGAGTAGGCGAAGAAAAAGTGATGATGAACATCCATAAATACGGTAATACAACTGCTGCCACTATTCCATTATGTTTAATGGACTACGAAAATAAGTTAAAAAAAGGCGATAATCTTGTATTTGCTGCTTTTGGTGGCGGATTTACATGGGGCGCAGCTTACATTAAGTGGGCATACTAA
- the rpmF gene encoding 50S ribosomal protein L32 has protein sequence MAHPKSRISKASRGKRRTHLKMDKPTVSFCQTTGEAHVRHRAFWSEGKMYYRGQVVIDNSSDVEEAAE, from the coding sequence ATGGCACATCCTAAATCGAGAATCTCGAAAGCGAGTAGAGGTAAGCGTCGTACGCACCTTAAAATGGATAAACCTACAGTCTCTTTTTGCCAAACAACTGGCGAAGCACACGTTAGACACCGTGCTTTCTGGTCAGAGGGTAAAATGTATTATCGTGGCCAAGTGGTGATCGATAATTCATCAGACGTAGAAGAAGCAGCTGAATAG
- a CDS encoding YceD family protein: MNKKKPYSIGIAGLKNGKHQFELELSRELLDLFESELMENISGSAILQLAKSETAIEAEITLDAKVMLLSDRSLREYEETMNSHQKVFFKFSDHFEMLEDDLFKIPFNEASLDFSQIIYDQIALSLPTKRLHPDEVEEEDLFYTTASEEELLEEEDNEDQEDEEKASDPRWDILKKLK; this comes from the coding sequence GTGAATAAGAAAAAACCATATAGTATAGGAATTGCTGGGCTGAAGAATGGTAAGCACCAGTTTGAATTGGAGTTGTCACGCGAACTTTTAGATTTATTTGAATCTGAATTGATGGAAAATATATCAGGAAGCGCGATATTGCAACTTGCAAAAAGTGAAACTGCTATTGAAGCAGAGATAACACTTGATGCGAAAGTGATGTTATTGAGTGATAGATCACTAAGAGAATATGAAGAAACGATGAATTCTCATCAGAAAGTATTCTTTAAGTTTTCAGATCACTTTGAGATGTTGGAAGATGATTTATTTAAAATACCATTTAATGAAGCATCTTTAGATTTTTCTCAGATAATTTATGATCAAATAGCATTATCTCTACCAACAAAAAGACTTCATCCAGATGAAGTCGAGGAGGAAGATCTGTTTTATACAACAGCAAGTGAAGAGGAATTGTTGGAAGAGGAAGATAACGAAGATCAAGAAGATGAAGAAAAAGCATCTGATCCTCGTTGGGATATTTTGAAAAAACTCAAATGA
- a CDS encoding 16S rRNA (uracil(1498)-N(3))-methyltransferase, whose translation MRLFYHSDIRENDSEVVLNSEDSKHIVRVLRMKANDHLYLMDGKGFRYTAKIIDANPKKCRVSIEEEEKMPQAGQGLHIGIAPTKNMDRIEFFVEKAIEIGVESITFFFSENSERKNIKLERIERIAISGMKQSRKFHLPKLSLANTFDDILSTQADQKFIAYVPTDSTEHLFSKLNSDGDTFIIVGPEGGFSENEAEKAKDNGFDWVSLGKERLRTETAGIVAVQLMNMKTFV comes from the coding sequence ATGAGACTCTTTTACCATAGTGACATACGAGAAAATGATTCAGAAGTTGTCTTAAATTCTGAAGATTCGAAACATATTGTTCGTGTTTTAAGAATGAAAGCCAATGACCACCTTTATTTAATGGATGGAAAGGGTTTTAGATATACTGCTAAAATTATTGATGCCAACCCTAAGAAATGTAGAGTTAGTATAGAAGAAGAAGAAAAAATGCCTCAAGCGGGCCAAGGCTTACATATTGGCATTGCTCCTACCAAAAACATGGACCGAATAGAGTTTTTTGTAGAGAAAGCTATAGAAATAGGTGTAGAATCCATTACCTTTTTCTTCTCAGAAAATTCAGAAAGGAAAAATATTAAATTAGAAAGGATAGAAAGAATTGCTATTTCAGGGATGAAGCAATCTAGAAAATTCCATCTACCTAAATTATCCTTGGCGAATACATTCGACGATATTTTATCCACACAAGCAGATCAAAAGTTTATTGCCTATGTACCTACAGATAGCACTGAACACTTATTTTCTAAGTTAAATTCTGATGGTGATACATTTATTATTGTAGGACCTGAAGGTGGATTTAGTGAAAATGAAGCAGAAAAAGCCAAAGACAATGGTTTTGATTGGGTGAGTTTAGGCAAAGAACGTTTAAGAACAGAAACGGCAGGTATTGTAGCTGTGCAATTGATGAATATGAAAACATTTGTCTAA
- a CDS encoding DUF4159 domain-containing protein, which translates to MRIFITTLFLFLSWQVSAQLSKSTYSIKIAKLKYNGGGDWYANKTALPNLAEFCNDNIGSNIDPDDEIVEIGSPELFNYSYIYLTGHGNVVFSDSDAENLRNYLISGGFLHIDDNYGLDKFIRLEMKKVFPELDFVELPFSHPIYHQVFDFTNGLPKIHEHDGKPAQGFGILYQGRLVCYYSYESDLGNGWEDQSIHKDPEELRRQALQMGANIISFALMDF; encoded by the coding sequence ATGAGAATTTTCATCACCACTTTATTCTTGTTTTTATCTTGGCAGGTTTCTGCACAATTATCAAAAAGCACCTATTCTATTAAAATAGCTAAGCTAAAATATAATGGAGGAGGCGATTGGTATGCGAATAAAACTGCCCTTCCCAACCTAGCGGAATTCTGTAATGATAATATAGGTAGTAATATCGACCCTGATGACGAAATCGTTGAAATAGGAAGTCCTGAACTATTTAATTATTCATATATCTACCTTACTGGACATGGTAATGTCGTTTTTTCAGATTCAGATGCTGAAAACTTAAGAAACTACCTTATAAGTGGTGGCTTTTTACATATTGATGATAATTATGGTTTAGATAAATTCATTCGCCTCGAAATGAAAAAAGTGTTTCCTGAATTAGATTTTGTAGAATTACCTTTCTCTCATCCTATTTATCATCAAGTATTTGATTTCACAAATGGACTTCCTAAAATCCACGAACACGATGGAAAGCCTGCACAAGGGTTTGGTATTTTGTATCAAGGAAGATTGGTTTGTTACTATAGTTATGAAAGTGATTTGGGTAACGGATGGGAAGACCAAAGTATTCATAAAGATCCTGAAGAACTAAGGAGACAAGCATTACAAATGGGTGCAAACATTATTTCTTTCGCTTTAATGGATTTTTAA
- a CDS encoding acyl-CoA reductase, whose product MKLQDRINAFVALGEKLKTLDEETSNMLSRRANDDNGWFDETTVDNALVGIQKMLERDVLEKWVNNYSISAETSSQNILVVMAGNIPAVGFHDALCVLISGHHLQAKLSSQDTFLMKILLDWLIDIEPKFKDQISILDAPALEIDKVIATGSDNSNRYFEKYFSKFPHIIRHNRSSVAVIKGDESKETLAKLADDIFLYYGLGCRNISKVYAPVDYDFKLLMEALEERAKKTIINHKFANNYDYNKSIYLVNKVEHLDNGGLILTENQDLVSPVSVLYYEHYENGKDLKEKMSIHQDKIQVVVADQHWLAGTEDFGQAQFPSVDTYADDIDTMEFLSPILE is encoded by the coding sequence ATGAAGCTGCAAGATAGAATTAATGCTTTCGTAGCATTAGGTGAAAAATTAAAAACACTCGACGAAGAGACTTCAAATATGCTTTCTAGAAGAGCAAACGATGACAATGGTTGGTTTGATGAAACTACTGTTGATAATGCTCTTGTTGGTATTCAGAAAATGTTAGAACGTGATGTTTTGGAAAAATGGGTAAACAACTACTCTATTTCAGCAGAAACATCATCACAAAATATATTGGTAGTGATGGCCGGGAATATTCCTGCGGTTGGTTTTCATGATGCTTTATGCGTTTTGATCTCTGGACATCATCTACAAGCTAAACTTAGTTCTCAAGATACTTTCTTGATGAAAATCCTTTTGGATTGGTTAATTGATATTGAACCTAAATTCAAAGACCAAATATCTATTTTAGATGCTCCGGCTCTAGAAATCGATAAAGTAATTGCTACTGGTTCAGATAACAGTAATCGTTATTTCGAGAAATATTTCTCTAAATTCCCGCATATTATCAGACACAACCGCTCTTCAGTAGCTGTAATTAAAGGGGATGAATCAAAAGAAACTTTAGCAAAATTGGCAGATGACATTTTCTTGTACTATGGCTTAGGTTGCAGAAACATTTCTAAAGTCTATGCTCCAGTCGATTACGATTTCAAGTTACTAATGGAAGCTTTAGAAGAAAGAGCTAAAAAGACGATTATCAACCATAAATTTGCGAATAACTACGACTATAATAAGTCCATTTATTTAGTCAATAAAGTGGAGCATTTAGACAATGGTGGATTAATATTAACTGAAAACCAAGACTTAGTCTCTCCTGTTTCTGTTCTATATTATGAACATTATGAGAATGGAAAAGACTTAAAAGAAAAAATGTCTATCCATCAGGACAAAATTCAGGTGGTTGTTGCAGACCAACATTGGTTAGCAGGAACAGAAGATTTTGGTCAAGCGCAGTTCCCATCAGTAGATACCTATGCTGATGATATAGATACTATGGAATTCTTATCACCAATCTTAGAATAA
- a CDS encoding glycosyltransferase family protein: MKVVLGSVLKPVNDSRVYKKIGKSLAKLASSEILIVGTDIKDATPEEGNIKFYPIFKEKKKVVHRLVANNHFFRFLKKHQPDIIIIHTIELIPSIILFKYLHPEVKIIYDILENYPLNFTEQRYHKKYLSPILSFAAQRIENLCFKYVDHLFVAEKTYFEEKKLPINKATILENKYGGEIELRSFQPGKIHFLMCGSITKIFGAHHFLDFIDAVKKLKIEKYTFSIIGKAYEKDIIERIRIAELKYQNVSAIGIEEFVSHDLIVEKMLEANFVCLPYPYNKSTKGCIPTKMYECLALKIPMIINPNPLWENITNPQNAALYHDFTSNNVTDLLKKLDSYVGYKNSPDQIDPLWKSEEEKLLKVIQTL, translated from the coding sequence ATGAAGGTAGTTTTAGGATCTGTGTTGAAACCGGTAAACGACTCTAGAGTTTACAAGAAAATCGGCAAATCCTTAGCTAAATTAGCTTCATCAGAAATATTGATTGTAGGAACAGATATTAAAGATGCTACACCTGAAGAAGGTAACATCAAGTTCTATCCTATATTTAAAGAAAAGAAAAAAGTGGTTCATCGCTTAGTGGCGAATAATCACTTTTTTCGTTTTTTAAAAAAACATCAACCGGATATTATTATCATTCATACTATTGAATTAATACCAAGCATAATATTATTCAAATACCTACACCCGGAAGTAAAAATAATTTATGATATACTAGAAAATTACCCCTTAAATTTTACCGAACAGCGTTATCATAAGAAATATCTATCACCTATCCTTTCTTTTGCTGCACAAAGAATAGAAAACCTTTGTTTTAAATATGTCGATCACCTTTTTGTTGCTGAAAAGACCTATTTTGAAGAGAAGAAATTACCTATTAATAAAGCAACTATATTAGAGAATAAATACGGAGGTGAAATTGAATTAAGGTCATTCCAACCTGGGAAAATTCATTTTTTGATGTGTGGAAGTATTACTAAAATATTTGGTGCACATCATTTTTTAGATTTTATTGATGCCGTCAAAAAATTGAAGATTGAAAAATATACTTTTTCTATTATTGGTAAAGCATATGAAAAAGACATCATAGAAAGAATTCGTATTGCTGAACTTAAATATCAGAATGTATCAGCAATTGGCATCGAAGAATTTGTTTCTCATGATTTAATTGTTGAAAAAATGTTGGAAGCAAATTTTGTTTGTCTTCCCTATCCTTACAACAAAAGCACAAAAGGCTGTATTCCTACAAAAATGTATGAATGTCTCGCTTTAAAAATCCCAATGATAATTAACCCTAATCCTTTATGGGAAAATATCACTAACCCTCAAAATGCAGCATTATATCACGATTTTACATCAAATAATGTCACAGATCTACTTAAAAAGTTGGATTCTTATGTAGGTTACAAAAATAGTCCTGATCAAATAGATCCTTTATGGAAATCTGAGGAAGAAAAATTGTTAAAAGTGATACAAACCTTATAA